The Mangifera indica cultivar Alphonso chromosome 19, CATAS_Mindica_2.1, whole genome shotgun sequence nucleotide sequence TCTATTTCTTcttgtaaaagaaaagaaagcttaatggctttatttaatgaattaagGAAATTTCCTTTAAACCCCATACTTGTACACAATTACATATAACCCCATAAGTCTTCACAAAAGAATATTTTGGCTTGACCCTTTCTAACAAAGCACATTTACCCTTGACcaaaattttggatattttagaataaattatttaactcaCAAGTATATGtaatccttagacttgaggCCACCGGACTATCTTATACaaagattggtatggtttgtGTCATCTAACATGTTGTCATAGTTGGGATAACTATGAAGGCGGTGATTGGCTATACTGAGATTTGTATAGAGGCTATAGTGGATCAATAGAGGATTCATCACTCTCGAGTACGAGAAAAGATATCTCAAATAAAGATACTAAAGGCCATCAATGGCCACTTAAATCTATAGCCACATTGAGATTTGGTCAAAGCTCGATCCAAGTCATTCgattattaatatgtattagttcatatcAAGGAATTACTAAGATAAACATGTATTTGTGTCTCAGCTTTGATAGATATCGATTGACAAAGAGATCGTATTATACGTAAGCAAGGAATTGACAAAGCCTAGAGTTTTCCCTAACACTCAATTAGTCGagtggtcatgatgtcttgctaaaGGTCAATGTTAGTCTGCGTTTATATTCGACTCGAGTTTAGACACTATCGGTTTGATAAAAaacttatgggtcacacatTCACATGTATATAAGAATTGATTCAAACTCTAGAGTTATTGGATTGTTTGTTAATAATCTTAGGGCATTCAAATAGAGATCGAACTATGAATGGACTAGATTATCCAATAGGATTAAATCAATCCAATTTGACTTTCCTTGACCATGAACAACCATTCATAGGCTATGAACGTCTATTTATGGTGACACAAATTAGGATAAAACTTCATTCAAGTTTCATCTAAATTTGTGcctaaaattcaaataaatcatGGATCCTATGGGATAAGGATCAAGGATGAATGGTTATTCATCATGTTCTATAAATACTAAACAAATTTCATAGTTTTAAAACTCTTTCCCTATTTCATAGACAAACACCTATTCATCTGAATACCTAACCCATTCATAAAGCCTTAGCCACCTCATGTGACTAGTTTTAGGCTTCAGTCCATCCGTGTTTCGCATGGATACTAAGGTGCTACCTCGTGGTGGGTTCATACTTACAGCCATGAAAAGACCAAAAAGCCTTCAAACGCAATATCATGTTCTTAGAATACCATATGTATGTTCTAACATGTTTTATGATAATGTTTCCTCAAACATAATCTTCCATGGGAGTTTTTGGgtcttgtttgaaatttttaattgtatttcaCTACTCAGCGAATTCCAACAACCTGAAAATTCCTAACAGTAATTGCATGTCCATCAAATTAAGTTGTCAAGAATATTCCATATAGGTTATTAGCTCTAGTGTTTGTGTAATAAATCGTCTAATAAACAGTAGTGCATATGATCTTTAGACTTAAGATAACTAAAACATGTTGTAAATAGTAGTGTATATGATCCTTTTTCTAAAGGCTATCAATGTGATGGTTGACTATATTAAAAAGTGTAACAAAGCTTTATTGAATCAATAAAGGATTGATTACTCCTgactataaaaaaaatctcgTAGTGTTATTTGATAGACGACAGTGACTAATGAAATCTGTGGTCTTAATGTAGATTAGGATCGATACTCGTATCCAATGATACCTAATCATTGCCTTAAAAGCCAAATCAAGAAGTCAAGAGAATTGAGGTAGACACTATGTACACTCTTTGGACTTGATGAGATATCAGAATGATAAAAGAATTCGATTATATAGTAATCATACCATTGAAAGGTTACGTCaattaatactaattttttatatgttagataattatgataCCTTACTAAAAGTCGTCATGGTCTATGAATAAAAAGATGcttaattgtatattaattatgatttttatttattgttagcATATTAAAGAACTTATGAGTCACACACATAAGAGGTTGTTTGTTACGACTTGAAATATTGGGAAATAATACACAAAGAGTGAATCACCTCAACTTATCCcaaaattgttgaatttatatctctaaaaatatcttttaaaatatttaaaaataaatattaaaacatttatataccCAATTAATATCAATTAAGGTATTGGGTCAAATGTTTAAATACCTATTGACAAGGTTGAGTATATAAGGAGACTACTAGGGTTATGATATAAATTCACACTTTTTCATAACCCAAGAAACCATTCTCATTCTTGTCAATTTTTACATAGGgagaaaaacttttttttctttcaaatttacTCTCATTTCTCTCCATCATACACTTACCTTCATAACACAGGCTAGCAATGTGTTCCCATGTTGATATATAGGCCTTGGAACAATAAAGGAAGCAATTTTCATTTGGGATGGATTCAAGATGAATTCAAAGAGAAGAAGTCATCAAACACAAGTATTGTGGTTTTTAACATTCTTATTGCATGTATAATAACCCCTTGATCCAAGTGCATACGTTTTTGTATTTAGTTTCCAATCCTACAACGTCTACCCTTAGgagaaaagataatttttctctcaattcaataatttttattcaccCTAAAATATTGAGAGCTAGTAATTGCAAGGGCTTCTCAACAACCTTCACAAGAATTTGTGTTTGTGATTATCTCCATATGGATGAGTAGAGGCTCTTTTACCTTGTAGAGAGTTGTTAAAGTATCAAAAATGAATTCAGGGCAGAATCCTACAAGGTAGAGCCTCCTAATGTAAGTTTGAAtccaaaaacttatttttattatatgcatAACATTCCCTCGATCCGTGGGTATGATTTTGTGGCctagtatttttgtttttcatgtttATTCCATTGCATAATTGATGTTTTAAATAGATCACTAAACCTACCAGAATATTATTAGATCTTTTGCCTAAAATCTTTCCTCATTTACAATCACCATATGTGACATGATCCTTTTGACAAGATTTGATGTTCGAAAGAAGTGATTTATTTCCTGCCATGTGCCTAGAGCAACTACTATCAAAATACCAAACATTATCTTGCTATGCAAACAATGAAATAAGAGCAATAAAAgatttaacattttcttttgtttccacACAAATTTTACGCTAAGAAGTTTATTcaaagaagaattaaacaagTCATTTAACTTCTGaacataatttttaacttgCACTTTTAGCTTGAAACATTTTGGTAGTACGTGACCTTTCTTTTCACAAAAATGAAATCTCGGAACAAATTTACTAATAGTAAATTTTGAAACCCTTGGCTGGTTTTTTGGAGATTTcccgataaaataaaataatagagtAGCATTTTTGTCATTGTCTTTATTCTTTTGTACAATAATCAACATCTTAAACAGAGGCACCTCCTGTAAATGcacatataaaaatgatatgagCTTTtggaaacttaaaaaattaataaattggtTTAAGGGAAAATTTGGTTGGACCTCTTATTTTCGCCCGATATATATTTCTCAATTTCTACGAGGACCTGCAAGAATTCAAGGTCAAATTTAGGAAAATAATAAGattcataaatcaaattttatttgctGTACTTCTATTCAATTTCAAGCAAAGATCATGAGTTTGACCTCGGCTGCTATGTCTGCCGGTGTGAGATCCGACACATCTTCAAGAGCCAAGCTGTCTGCCAGAtctaaaaaatagaagaaatccTGATGAATTTAGGAGCCTCAGCTTTTCTAATATGTAATAGTTATCTAGATTAATGGATTCTAAGCTGTATGCATAGAAGCATTCAAAATTTCAGACTCGATAACTAGTAGGAAACGAAACTTTGAGAGGTTGTGAAATTGCTCCCCTTGTATGAATCTCTAGGAATGTGATTTAAGAAAAGTTTCGCTGCTCAATTAACAAGAGACTATGGACAAAAGTGTGGAggtgaacaaaataaaaaaactatatttacatatttttaattaaacaattaaatatataaatgatgtaattagataattttaaattaaaaataaaataacatccaatcatatgataatatgttagttatatactaaattatatattcaaaagtatacACATACAATATTGCATAGAGGTGTTGTAGTTGGGAGAGAAGATTCATGACACAAAAACGTAATTGTGCACGCATAGAGATGATATGCCCCATATGTAATGTATAAATGGAAACATACCTAGAAGCGATACAGTAACATCAGCATTGGAATACGAATCAGATCTCTTTTTTGACATAGTGAACAGACCCATAAACGCCTGCAGCAAGTTCAAGAGACTGTCAAAGCCAATAACAGCTTTTTAGATCCTCATCTTAATGTTATCAGATATAAATCGGAAGCTACTGGGATGGTTTAATGGGAAGAATCTATGCTACCTTTATATAAGGATCTCCTGAATCGAAGTGCAAAAGAGGGCGAGAGTCAGTTCCAACAGCAGCAATTCTCCTTGCCAAGGCATCCAGAGGTACATTTAGATAGACAGTGATTCCCTGCTTCATGTATACcctgaatttaaaaaatagtcatCCAGCCTACTTCATTTTGCTGTCCAGATACAAGAATTCGTGTATCAAGCAAACTGTACCAGTTGATAGGACGAATCACAGCACCACCACCAGTGGCAACAACTTGTTGGGGCATCAAGGACAATGTCCGCAATGCCTCACTCTGTAATATAAAGCAGAAACCATTACTTTGCTTGCTCCACTAAATCTAGTAATCATGATATTATTGGCAAATGCTTATAAGTGTGATGCTGAAATGAAACATTAACTGGTCCAGACAATCAATACGGTTAAAAATGTTTTGATATGCCATCAtatttaataggccaaaagaatAGTAGAATCCCAAGTCTCAttctttaactttcaaaaactcaaatacccacccatgagcaaatttttgttaaataaggataaaactatcatttattaCACAAGTTTAAAAACTGGCATCCCCCCCaccccaaagtttgaaaagtgacaatttttcccctaaagttttttcctcttctctcaGACAATGATTTATTGTCTCTAGCCGTCAACTGTCCTCCGTCCTTCTCCCTTGACTATCgcctttttctttccttcttcgTCGAAGACGGCTCCATCTCCAACGAAGGAAGGAAGGTTGGGTGATGATCAAGAAGAAATCAATCACCGGTGAGAAGGAGAGAAAACCTTTGGgggaaaattgtcaattttcaaactttggattgaagtaaattgttagttttcaaattaaggcagaaaatgtgataaaactttagttttttaaattttttgttaaataacaattttgcccttaagtttaattatgaattttaacataaatttactCATtgatgagtatttaagtttttaaaaattaaaaaataagacttaaaatttcactataccttacatgagaacaagtcttttggcctatttaatATTGTGTTAATACAGATAAAGAGAGAGCAAAAGATCTATAACTGAAAAGCTCCCTATTGACAAGTGAAAGGAGATTTGTTAAAACTGCTACAAAATTGATAACAAAGTTGCAGGAAAAAATTAATCtggaaaatgagaaaaacagatataaaaaaGGGGATACAGCAACAGATAGACTTACCTCATTATCTCTGAAGTAAGCCTCGCCCCACTCATTAAATATTTCAGTCACAGAAGCTGCACCCACAACTTGTTCCACGTACTTATCACTGGAATACCTCATAAACAACGCAAATCTATGTTACTAAAATTTGCAACAAAATCCCTGCCTAATAAGTCTCAATTATTTGTAAATGCGTAAATTTAGCACCAACATGTACATATCATCACAGCATCTTAGCTTGAGTATTAATTTAAGCGTATAGGATAAACGAACTAAAACAGATCTTTTTATCACTGTTCTACTTTCTTACACATGATTGGCACAAAATAatctatatacaaattataacatttaacAGATTCAGACGCTAAGTTGGTGACAAGTCGTGGGAGCTTATACTCCCTTTGGGTTGAAATCACGAAGTGGACTCAAAAGGGCCCATCCTGGTCATTGGAATAAAGATAAGGCCGAACGACTTACTCCCACCTAAAGATTATTGCTTCCCAAATTCTcacattttaactttaaaaaactttttacCCACTTATACgggttaaaattaactaaatctattggttttaaaattttatctcttcccccctaaaccataaaaactaacaatttcactattaggccaagttttaaaaaatcacatttttcaccctagggtttacTTTTCAATCTTCAGTGCCATCTCTGACGTCATCatcgacggcctctccctcccaacacTTTATATCCCTCCAATGGCCTCTCTATCCTCATCTCTCCCTTCGATAAACATCGTTCCAAGTCGCAAAGACGAAGACAAGGCACTtgtcttcttttgggaagatgAGATCTTCATCTTTCCAACTTGGAACGACACCAACTTAAGGGAGAGATGAGGAGAGAGAAACTGTCAGAGGGAGAGGTTATTGGCAATGACgttgaaaattgaaaactaaattataagggaaaaatgttattttttaaaacttgatctataagggaaattattaatttttagggtttaggagaaaaaaataaaattttaatttatttttaatattacaagtaaaataatgattttgtttctaaaattaataaacttaacaactcataaaaaagttttttttaaatgaaagagtGAAAACTTGTAAATGCAGCcatctttgggtgggaataattcCATTGGCCTGCAGATAAATTGAAtctattgatttatatataggTTTCTGATGGGCTCAGCTCATCAACAGATACAGACACAACTTTTATATGTTGATCTCTGATTTACAAGATGGCCTTCAACCACCTCTCTCTTCACGTaagtggacagcaaataaaatcgAATTGAGAAAATAGAGATACTAACCTATCAACAAAAGAATACCCAAGTGCTTCTGACAAAACTTTGCCGACAGTTGTTTTACCTGAACCCATCATTCCTGAATTTCACTTCCGATGGAGCTCAGTTACGAGTAATTTACATAAAATCTCAACAAGATTCAGTAAAATAAAatgtattgaaaaattaaaaaaaaaaaaaaaactaaccgACAAGAAATATACACCGATCATTTAAGCACGAAGCAACCTCTTTTCCCTTATGCTGCAATTAAGATAAAGCTTAAAATCATTGTCAAAGACTAGGTTATTTCTACTTCCAGAAATGTAACAAAATCTATCATAAATATGAAAGGAAATTTTAGTACTGTCAATATTTAAAAGGCCAATATTAGCAAGCTGTACCTTCAAAAACCAATTTCCATCCAAAGAAGCACAAGAATTTCCTGTGTCCAGTGTACAAACTTCAAAACAAGAtaacaacccaaaaaaaaaaaatcaataaaagcaACATGCTATTTCCACTGGCCAAAGTTATTTCTCATCAAACTACATAGcctgagaaaaagaaaacaaattttaacGAATCGAcgaacaaaaaaattaaaaaaggaaattaccaTTACACTCCTTCAAACTGTTTGAAAGTACCAAATTGAACTTTTTGCGGCTTTTCGAATTCAAATTCGCTACCAGTAGGCCGTCTTCTTTCTTCCCCTTTGGATTAAATCCATGAACCGTTGGTTTCTCCAAGCTAACAGCTGCATTAATCTGCAGAACTGGACTACACATTGTCTTCATCGTTTCTTGTTTTCActcaaaacaaaacaaggagCCCGATATTATGGATTCTCGCGGAAAAACTGGCCTCAGTAACGGCTACGctgcaaaacaaaaaattcgTTACTACAACTACACGTGTCATTTAATTAATCAAGATCCAAAAACAGAAAggtaaacttaaaaattataaaagaaatagttGTCTCATGTCTGTTTGGTTGCCGAGAAAACTGAAAGAAAATAGATGAACCATCAAATTCTCCAGAAACAGACAGAGAAATttgcaacaacaaaaaaaacaaatacattCAAAGTCTCGAAACTTGAAACTCTCGAGCTCCATTTCCAATAATATTTCGAAAACGGAGagaagaaaactttaaaaagtatgATATCCAGAGTCAATACAAACAATTCGTACAAATCAGTAcctaaaataagagaaaaagaaaaagtttggtatataattttctGCTTGGTTTccgagaaaaatgaaaaagaaaaaagtaattaaatgaaatgaaaattcatACCGGAGTAGAGATGAGAAACGTGAAACGTAACTAACATTACCGCCAAAAGGAAACATGTGAGCAAGGCAATAAGGGCAAGAGGGTACAACTTTTTCCCATTTAACAGGAGTCTCTTATCtgttaaacaaataaattcaagatACACTAATCAAACTTATACAACAGTGACTCAaaatctcatcttcatcttgaGGATTCGAGCACAATTCGCAATTCCTTCTCTATCTTCTTGATtggtttttataaaaaataattaattaagaaaattttggattttacgTGTAAATTTTACATCTTTTCCGATTgtttaatagataaatttttttattttttgtcctcACGCCAGCAATTGTCGGGTAGAAAGTCATTCCAAcagtctatatatatatatatgtatagtttaatatatttagatCAGAACTTCCTTGAGACTTTGACTAATTATTCGGTTTACaaattaggataaaaaaatttgacctAAGTTTTGTCAAGTGGATTATAACGGTAATGCAATagttaaaaaagtaattaaatgtaaacatttttttgatatacaatttaaatataccgataattttttattatataattaaatattattttatatttaatttaaaatcattcaatcatataataacatatattttatatatttcaattatatactaaaaatatgtatatataattttattatatttaaaattagaaggATGAATGTTAACATATCAACATTTAGATGGGCAAGTGCcctttacatatattattattaataacattaatatGAGTGACCATAGGACTCCCACTCTATAGCTCGTAAGGTAAATATTCTCTTAAATTACCGTTACAATTCTATTAAGAAAGAGATCCACCCAGATATAACTATACAATATTCTTATAACGCTCATCTAACGAAACTTTAACTTCCTTCAAAACGCTTacaagtttaaattatttaaattagagtgattaacaatttcccacccaaatttcaGCATAGAAACACTTTTTCACTATTGAATACATCAATTATACTTTCTTGCTCAAAAtcgaatttttaaaaaatgttattaaaaaaatcatataaagaaTAAAGTAGAAGAACAGTAGTGAATAATGTTTTTCAAATCAATAGCGGcttcttaatttttatgtttaagtTATTATTGTTGAGTAGtactatgtgcataaataaaataCGTAAATTTGTATACcaatgattagatattattttatctctaattcaaaattatttaatcacatattgatatatcattatttatgcataaatttgtatatttcatttatgcatttatttaaaaattttagttcttaaggattttgggttttgagttatataaataagagttattttaaatatttattaaaacgtAGTGATTAATTTTTAGGTAAAGAAATAGTAAAAGATTTTTCTTGTTATAATTATGAGtgaaatatcttttttatgttGCAATATGTAAGTCATgttaatcaaatcatatatcgtatcatatattaaaaatttgattttttatatcgtgatgatgtattgtatcataattacggttttaaataatataataataaattttaataaattaataaaatttctaattgacatattatcaatttaaaaaatattacaaatatttttaaaaatttaaaattttacatatacacatttattatatcattatttttttaaaatatgtaacgatttatattaataatatatattataccttataatatgtatattatattgtattaatttaatataaattaatatatgtattattttttaaaatattatattatagtataaaatatatattttatactataTAAGATGCTGATATGGATACTTATGACGTTGACACGTTAACCACTTCAACCCTTTCAGCGATAAGGATGTGGCTGCCTCAATTTGTGGTTGGTGAGAGTGGAGTAGGACCGTGAGTTCTATTCTGCTTCACCAACAggtgaattttaaaataattaaaaagaaaaacaaatccAACCTACAAGAAAACGTCAACCAACTACTACCCAATGCACGCCCAAAATCAAAACCTACCAAAACGACACACGTGCAGCCAAAGATTTGGCACCCAACACTCACGTGCCATAGCAT carries:
- the LOC123202729 gene encoding shikimate kinase 3, chloroplastic-like isoform X1, yielding MKTMCSPVLQINAAVSLEKPTVHGFNPKGKKEDGLLVANLNSKSRKKFNLVLSNSLKECNVCTLDTGNSCASLDGNWFLKHKGKEVASCLNDRCIFLVGMMGSGKTTVGKVLSEALGYSFVDSDKYVEQVVGAASVTEIFNEWGEAYFRDNESEALRTLSLMPQQVVATGGGAVIRPINWVYMKQGITVYLNVPLDALARRIAAVGTDSRPLLHFDSGDPYIKAFMGLFTMSKKRSDSYSNADVTVSLLDLADSLALEDVSDLTPADIAAEVLVEIEKYISGENKRRCLCLRC
- the LOC123202729 gene encoding shikimate kinase 3, chloroplastic-like isoform X4, which gives rise to MKTMCSPVLQINAAVSLEKPTVHGFNPKGKKEDGLLVANLNSKSRKKFNLVLSNSLKECNGNSCASLDGNWFLKHKGKEVASCLNDRCIFLVGKTTVGKVLSEALGYSFVDSDKYVEQVVGAASVTEIFNEWGEAYFRDNESEALRTLSLMPQQVVATGGGAVIRPINWVYMKQGITVYLNVPLDALARRIAAVGTDSRPLLHFDSGDPYIKAFMGLFTMSKKRSDSYSNADVTVSLLDLADSLALEDVSDLTPADIAAEVLVEIEKYISGENKRRCLCLRC
- the LOC123202729 gene encoding shikimate kinase 3, chloroplastic-like isoform X3, which gives rise to MKTMCSPVLQINAAVSLEKPTVHGFNPKGKKEDGLLVANLNSKSRKKFNLVLSNSLKECNGNSCASLDGNWFLKHKGKEVASCLNDRCIFLVGMMGSGKTTVGKVLSEALGYSFVDSDKYVEQVVGAASVTEIFNEWGEAYFRDNESEALRTLSLMPQQVVATGGGAVIRPINWVYMKQGITVYLNVPLDALARRIAAVGTDSRPLLHFDSGDPYIKAFMGLFTMSKKRSDSYSNADVTVSLLDLADSLALEDVSDLTPADIAAEVLVEIEKYISGENKRRCLCLRC
- the LOC123202729 gene encoding shikimate kinase 3, chloroplastic-like isoform X2, which produces MKTMCSPVLQINAAVSLEKPTVHGFNPKGKKEDGLLVANLNSKSRKKFNLVLSNSLKECNVCTLDTGNSCASLDGNWFLKHKGKEVASCLNDRCIFLVGKTTVGKVLSEALGYSFVDSDKYVEQVVGAASVTEIFNEWGEAYFRDNESEALRTLSLMPQQVVATGGGAVIRPINWVYMKQGITVYLNVPLDALARRIAAVGTDSRPLLHFDSGDPYIKAFMGLFTMSKKRSDSYSNADVTVSLLDLADSLALEDVSDLTPADIAAEVLVEIEKYISGENKRRCLCLRC